One genomic window of Petrotoga miotherma DSM 10691 includes the following:
- the rplQ gene encoding 50S ribosomal protein L17 encodes MRHRVKTKKLNRYASHRKALLNNLARSVFESESIITTTAKAKAVRPLVERIITKAKEANSTDLPERRVALNRDINKHFNDRKLVYKIVHEIAPRYENRNGGYTRILKIGYRKGDASELSILQLLPKEE; translated from the coding sequence ATGAGGCATAGAGTCAAAACTAAAAAATTAAATAGATATGCTTCCCATAGAAAAGCGTTGTTGAACAATTTGGCTAGAAGTGTATTTGAATCTGAAAGTATAATCACTACTACCGCAAAAGCAAAAGCCGTAAGGCCCCTTGTTGAAAGAATAATCACCAAAGCCAAGGAAGCTAATTCGACTGATCTCCCAGAAAGGAGAGTAGCTTTAAACAGGGATATAAACAAACACTTCAACGACAGAAAACTAGTCTACAAAATAGTACATGAGATCGCACCCCGATACGAAAATAGAAACGGTGGTTACACAAGAATATTAAAAATCGGTTATAGAAAAGGTGACGCTTCAGAATTATCTATACTCCAATTACTTCCGAAAGAAGAATAA
- a CDS encoding DNA-directed RNA polymerase subunit alpha has protein sequence MEILIKPEKFRIVEKEEQDEYNYSKYELFPLEKGYAITLGNALRRVLLSSIPSLAITGLRIPGKLHEYDTIEGIKEDIIEITLNLKKVQLKVDDIESLNEIDYPILLSLRKKYKAGQVIKSGDIKTPAGVEIANPNFVIAHVNKDMEVDFELYAQAGKGFIPAQELTFQSDIEYIFIDGVFSPVLKVNYLTENIRVGRRTDYDKLILEIWTKKNITPTEALKEATKILMEHFDFISKLWEKEGEEGAIEQMEVSVEREEEEEEEAEENIFGLPKDLVETQIDSLDLTKRAKNCLKREKIDTIGELLKRRPADLLKIKNFGRKSLDEIKKELSEKFDIDYEKLHQEERGNTFDEA, from the coding sequence ATGGAGATATTAATAAAACCTGAAAAATTTAGGATAGTTGAAAAGGAAGAGCAAGATGAATATAACTACTCAAAATACGAATTGTTTCCTCTGGAAAAAGGATATGCTATAACTTTAGGTAATGCTTTAAGAAGGGTGTTGTTATCGTCCATTCCATCTTTGGCTATAACCGGGTTACGTATCCCAGGAAAATTACATGAATATGACACAATAGAGGGTATAAAAGAAGACATCATTGAAATAACTTTAAACTTAAAAAAGGTTCAATTAAAGGTTGACGACATTGAAAGTCTCAACGAGATAGATTACCCAATTTTATTAAGCTTGAGGAAGAAATACAAAGCAGGTCAAGTCATAAAAAGTGGCGACATAAAAACTCCGGCAGGAGTAGAAATAGCCAACCCAAATTTTGTTATAGCCCATGTAAATAAAGATATGGAAGTAGACTTTGAATTGTACGCTCAAGCAGGGAAAGGTTTCATTCCTGCCCAAGAATTGACATTTCAAAGTGATATTGAATACATATTCATAGATGGGGTGTTCAGTCCCGTTCTTAAAGTTAACTATTTAACCGAAAATATCCGTGTGGGAAGAAGAACTGACTACGATAAGCTAATACTTGAAATTTGGACGAAAAAAAACATAACACCCACCGAAGCTTTGAAAGAAGCAACAAAAATTTTAATGGAACATTTTGATTTCATTTCCAAACTTTGGGAAAAAGAAGGAGAAGAGGGCGCTATAGAACAAATGGAAGTTTCAGTTGAAAGAGAGGAAGAAGAAGAGGAAGAAGCGGAAGAAAATATTTTTGGGTTGCCAAAAGATTTAGTGGAAACTCAGATTGATTCTTTGGATTTAACGAAAAGAGCTAAAAACTGTTTAAAAAGAGAAAAAATAGACACCATTGGAGAACTATTAAAAAGAAGACCTGCTGACCTTCTTAAAATCAAAAACTTTGGAAGAAAATCTTTAGACGAGATAAAAAAAGAGCTAAGTGAGAAATTTGATATAGATTACGAAAAATTACACCAAGAAGAAAGGGGGAACACCTTCGATGAGGCATAG
- the rpsD gene encoding 30S ribosomal protein S4, producing MARYIGPLEKLSRREGINLYLKGKRSYTEKSALRKRNYIPGQHGRQKQKLTQYAMQLRSKQALKRMYGLMEKQFRNTFEEAERSPSGETGEVLMQLLERRLDSVVYQMGFAPNRRTARQIVTHGHILVNGKKVNIPSYRVKVGDVIEVKEKSRNIQQVREGLELVQEGYRNIPNWVNVEFENYRGTFERLPNIDEMDVPVPLINIIELYSK from the coding sequence ATGGCGAGGTACATAGGACCACTCGAAAAATTATCTCGACGCGAAGGAATAAACCTTTATTTAAAAGGGAAAAGAAGCTACACTGAGAAATCAGCCCTTAGAAAAAGAAATTACATTCCGGGACAACACGGAAGACAAAAACAAAAATTGACTCAATACGCTATGCAATTAAGATCAAAACAAGCCTTAAAAAGAATGTACGGCTTAATGGAGAAACAATTCAGAAATACTTTTGAAGAAGCGGAAAGATCCCCAAGCGGAGAAACTGGAGAAGTTTTGATGCAACTCTTAGAAAGAAGGTTAGATTCTGTAGTTTATCAAATGGGTTTCGCACCAAACAGAAGAACGGCAAGGCAAATAGTAACTCATGGACATATATTAGTTAACGGAAAGAAAGTAAATATTCCATCTTACAGAGTTAAAGTAGGGGATGTAATAGAAGTTAAGGAAAAAAGTCGCAACATACAACAAGTACGAGAAGGATTAGAATTAGTGCAAGAAGGATATAGAAATATTCCCAATTGGGTAAACGTGGAATTTGAAAATTATAGGGGAACTTTCGAAAGACTACCAAATATTGATGAAATGGATGTTCCTGTACCTTTGATTAACATCATAGAGCTTTACTCTAAGTAA
- the rpsK gene encoding 30S ribosomal protein S11 has product MAKKGVKQRTKKKKAAPEKAAVHIHSTFNNTIVTLTDTEGRPIIWSSGGNVGFKGAKKGTPFSAQMASDKVAKEALNLGVKRVDVYVKGPGSGRESAIRALQAAGLNVESIKDVTPIPHNGCRPKKKRF; this is encoded by the coding sequence ATGGCAAAAAAAGGAGTAAAGCAAAGAACCAAAAAAAAGAAAGCTGCTCCCGAAAAAGCAGCTGTGCACATTCATTCAACCTTCAACAACACAATCGTTACATTAACAGATACTGAAGGTAGGCCAATAATATGGTCTAGTGGCGGAAATGTTGGATTTAAAGGAGCCAAAAAAGGGACTCCATTCTCAGCTCAAATGGCCTCAGATAAAGTTGCAAAAGAAGCTCTAAATCTGGGGGTAAAAAGGGTCGATGTATATGTTAAAGGGCCAGGTTCTGGAAGAGAATCCGCTATTAGGGCTTTACAGGCTGCAGGTCTAAATGTAGAAAGTATAAAAGATGTCACCCCTATACCTCACAACGGTTGTAGGCCAAAAAAGAAAAGATTCTAA
- the rpsM gene encoding 30S ribosomal protein S13, producing the protein MARILGVEVPDNKALFVGLTYIYGIGRKTALDILNNLEIDPNKRAKELTDDEISKLTHHINENYKVEGELRQEVNKNIRRLIDIGSYRGKRHKAGLPVRGQKTHSNARTRKGPRLTKIKKR; encoded by the coding sequence ATGGCGCGTATTTTAGGTGTTGAAGTACCAGATAATAAAGCGTTATTTGTAGGATTAACATATATTTATGGAATAGGTAGAAAAACAGCACTTGATATATTAAATAACTTAGAAATAGACCCTAACAAAAGAGCAAAAGAACTAACCGACGATGAAATTTCAAAGCTAACTCACCACATAAACGAAAATTATAAAGTTGAAGGTGAACTAAGGCAAGAGGTTAATAAAAATATCAGACGTTTGATAGACATTGGTAGTTACAGGGGGAAAAGACATAAAGCGGGGTTACCTGTAAGAGGTCAGAAAACCCACTCCAACGCAAGAACCAGAAAGGGACCAAGACTAACCAAGATCAAAAAAAGATAA
- the rpmJ gene encoding 50S ribosomal protein L36 — protein MKVKASVKKRCEHCKIVKRGGKVWVVCSKNPKHKQRQG, from the coding sequence ATGAAGGTGAAGGCTTCTGTAAAAAAACGATGTGAGCACTGTAAAATAGTAAAAAGAGGCGGAAAAGTTTGGGTTGTATGTTCAAAAAATCCAAAACACAAGCAAAGACAAGGATAA
- the infA gene encoding translation initiation factor IF-1, whose product MAKKDVVVMQGYIIEALPNANFKVKLDNGHEILAHISGRMRKNFIKILPGDRVTVEVSVYDLNKGRIVKREKGNKN is encoded by the coding sequence TTGGCTAAAAAAGACGTCGTTGTTATGCAAGGATACATCATTGAAGCTTTACCTAATGCAAATTTTAAAGTTAAATTAGATAATGGGCATGAAATATTAGCCCATATTTCTGGGCGAATGAGAAAAAATTTTATCAAAATACTTCCAGGAGACCGAGTCACTGTGGAAGTCTCCGTTTACGATTTAAACAAAGGAAGAATAGTGAAAAGGGAAAAAGGCAACAAAAATTAA
- the map gene encoding type I methionyl aminopeptidase produces MIIIKTDQEIEMMRRAGKKLARLLDALLPEIVKEGVNGEDIEKYVLAYMEKEDAIPTFKGYSGYKYAINFSVNEEVVHGFPLRSKVLKNGDVVSVDCGLTYKGYIADSARTYIIGQVSEREKELVEATKESLYMGIKKAVVGNTIGDIGYEVQTYIESKGFSVIREYVGHGVGRKLHEDPQIPNYGRQDRGPKIRKNMTIAIEPMVSMGSYEVDILEDGWTAVTRDRSKAAHFEHTIAVTENGPEILTQL; encoded by the coding sequence ATGATAATAATTAAGACTGATCAAGAAATAGAAATGATGAGACGGGCTGGAAAAAAGCTTGCCCGTCTTCTTGACGCTTTACTTCCGGAAATAGTGAAAGAAGGCGTTAACGGAGAAGATATTGAAAAATATGTTTTAGCATACATGGAAAAGGAAGATGCTATACCCACTTTCAAAGGTTATAGTGGTTACAAATATGCCATCAACTTTTCTGTAAATGAAGAAGTTGTTCATGGATTTCCATTGAGAAGTAAAGTTTTAAAAAATGGTGATGTTGTATCCGTAGATTGTGGTTTAACTTACAAAGGATACATAGCAGATTCTGCCAGGACCTACATAATAGGACAAGTTTCTGAAAGGGAAAAAGAATTGGTTGAAGCGACCAAAGAATCTTTGTATATGGGTATAAAAAAAGCTGTAGTTGGTAATACAATTGGTGATATTGGTTACGAAGTTCAAACTTATATTGAAAGTAAAGGTTTTTCTGTAATAAGGGAATACGTAGGTCACGGCGTAGGAAGGAAATTACATGAAGATCCTCAAATTCCAAATTATGGAAGACAAGATAGAGGCCCAAAAATAAGAAAAAACATGACAATTGCTATAGAACCAATGGTATCTATGGGAAGTTACGAAGTGGATATTTTAGAAGATGGTTGGACAGCGGTAACCAGAGATAGATCGAAAGCAGCGCATTTTGAACATACAATTGCCGTGACAGAAAATGGCCCAGAAATACTAACGCAACTATAA